Genomic window (Sphingosinicella microcystinivorans):
ACGCGGTCCTCGAAGACATTGAGGACGCAGTGGTTGGAGCCGCGCACCATGCGCGTCGCCGGGGCCTTGCCCTCGGGCAGCAGGTGCACGAACGGCGCGGCGGCGTAGCGGTGGCCGAGCGCGGCGCGGAGGTCCGCGGCGGTCTTGCCGGGCACCAGCTCGACCGTGATGGTCTCGAGCTCGCCGCGGTTCATCGGCACGAGGTGCGGCGTGAAGCTGATCGTGACGGGGCCGTTCGCGCGCTTCGAAAGCTCCTGCTCGATCTCCGGCATGTGGCGGTGGCGGCCGATGCCGTAGGGGTGCACGGCCTCCGCGACCTCGGTGAACAGGTTCGCCTCCTTGAGGCTGCGGCCCGCGCCGGAGACGCCGGAGAGCGCGTTGATGGTGATGCGCTCGTGGCCGATCAGCCCGGCCTCCAGCAGCGGCAGCAGCGCGAGCAGCGCCGCGGTCGGGTAGCAGCCGGGGCAGGCGACGATGCGCGCGGCAGGGAGCATGTCTGCCGCATATTCGGTGAGGCCGTAGACGGCATCGGGCAGCAGCTCCGGCGCCGGGTGCGCGTTGCCGTACCACTCGGCATAGGTCTTCGCGTCGTTCAGCCGGAAATCCGCCGACAGGTCGACGATGCGCACGCCGCCGAGCGTCGAGAGCAGCGCGGCGGAGGCGGCGTGCGGCAGGCAGCCGAACACGGCGTCGATGCCCGCCCAGTCGATCTCCTCGGCGCGGACGAGGCCGGGCAGCGGCACGTGGGCGAAATGCGGCCACACGTCCGCCATCGCCTGCCCCGCCTTGGCGTTGGCGCTGAGCGCGGCGATCTCGATATTCGGATGCGTGAGCGCGAGACGCACGAGATCGGCGCCGGTGTATCCCGACGCTCCCAGCACGGCGATGCGGACTTTCTGCGACATGGAGGGCGCTTAGCGGATATGGGGCGGGGATTCCAGCGCTAGACGAGATCGCGCGGCAGGGCGTCGAGGGCGGCCTCCATCTCGGCGAAGCTGGGGGCGTGGTTGGAGGGCGTGGTGCGGCGGCCGAGCTCGACGGCGACCTGCGGGGCCTGGCCTTGCAGGTGGGCGACGATGACGGTCTTCACGAGGCTGAGGTACTTCGCCTCGGCGTCGATGACCTGCGCGAGGCGCGAGGCGATGGGGCCGACGACCGTGTAGCTGAGGAGGACGCCGAGGAAGGTGCCGACGAGCGCGCCGCCGATCATGGCGCCCAAGACCTCGGTCGGCTGGTCGACCGAGCCCATCGTCTTGATGACGCCGAGCACGGCGGCGACGATGCCGAGCGCGGGGAGGCTGTCGGCGAGCGTCTGGAGCGCGCCCTGCGCCTGATATTCCTCGGCGACGTGGCGGTCGAGATCGGCCTCCATCGCGTCGGCCATCTGGTTCGGGTCCTCGAAGTTCATCGCCATCATGCGCACGTAATCGCAGATGAAGGCGACGAGCGCCGGGTCCGCCGCGATGCGCGGGAAGGCGGCGAACAGGCGCGATTCCTCGGGGTATTCGATATGGCTCTCGATGGCGACGACGCCCCGCGTGCGCAGCGTCTTGATGAGCAGGAACAGGAGGCAGAGGAGGTCGCGGTAGTCGTCCTTGCCCCAGCGCTCGCCCGCGAACGCGCGGCGCACGCCGTCTGCGGCGCGGCGCAGCGTCGCGCTGCTGTTGGCGATGATGAAGGCGCCGGCGGCGGCGCCCGCGATGATCAGCAACTCCTGCGGCAGCGCCCCGGCGATGATGCCGGGCTCGCCGCCCGCGATCAGGAAGCTGCCGAACACGCAGACGAGCACGACGGCCAGCCCGAAAAAGATAATCACGACCCACAGACCCCGCGAGACAGGTACACGTTCTCAGGCGGGCATGGTGGGGCCGGGGTGGTTAAGGGCGCTTTAAGCGAAGTTTCAAGCGTCCGGGTACTTCACCGTGCAGCCGTAGGCGCGCGTGACGGGGCTGGCGACGGCGCGGCCCGCGGAAATATCGCCGAGCGCGGCGGTGACGTAGTTCTTCGCGCCCTTGATGTCGGCGGGGTTCGCGGTCGGCTTGTCGTCGATGGCGCCCGCGTAGCGGAGCACGCCCTTGCCGTCGATCACGTACATGTGCGGCGTCGCGCGCGCGTCGTAGGCCTTGCCGACCTTGCCGTCGTGGTCGAGCAGGTAGGCGGTGGGCTGGAACGTCCAGTCCTTCATCTCCTTCGCGGCGAGCGCGGAATCGACGTGGCCCTGCTTGCCCGGCGCGCTGCTGTTGACGGTGAGCCAGACGACGCCGTTCGCCTTCGCATCGGCCTGCAATTTCTGCATGTTGCCGGACTCGTAGTGCTTCTTGACGAACGGGCAGCCGCTGTTGGTCCATTCGAGGACGACGGTCTTGCCGGCGAAATCCTTGAGGCTGACGGTCTTGCCCGCAGCGGTCTGCGCGGTGAAGGCGGGGGCGGTCTTGCCGACTTCCGGCGCGGCGAGAGCGGCGGTGCCCGCGAAGGCGATGGCAGCGAAGGCGGCGATGGCTGTTCTCATGTCTCGTCTCCTTTTCCGGTGAACGGCGAGGATGCCACAATCAGGCGCGGCGGGCGAGGTCCAGCATCAGGGACTCGCTCAGAAGCTGCGGCAGCACCTCGGCGTCCTTGCCGCGCGCGTAGAAGAGATAGAGCGGAACGCCCGCGCGGCCCCGGCTTTCGAGGAAGCGGGTGATGGCCGGATCGGCGTTCGTCCAGTCGCCGACGAGGGTGCGGATTCCGGCGTCCGCGAAGGCGGCGGTGACGGCGGGCGCGGAAAGCGCGCCGTTCTCGTTCACCTTGCAGGTGATGCACCAGTCGGCGGTGAAATAAACGAACACCGGGCCTTCGGCGCGAAGCGCGGCGAGGCGCGCCTCGGTGAAGGGCTCGATGTCCGGCAGCGCAGCGTTGGCGACGGGCGCCTCCGCGCGCGGCGTGATGAGGAGGACGGCGGCGACGGAGAGCGCCGCGACGGCGAGCGGCACGGCGGCGGGGCGTCCGCCGTGCTGGCGGATGCCGACCCACCAGAGCCCGGCGGCGAGGAACACGGCGGCGGCAAGGCCGAGGCTCATGCCGGAAACGCCCGCCTGACGTCCGAGCACCCACGCCAGCGCGACGGCGGTCGCGAACATCGGCAGCGCCATGATGCGGCGGAACGTCACCATCCACGGCCCCGGCCTCGGCAGGCGGTTGCGGAGCGCGGGGATGAAGCCGATCAGGATGAAGGGCAAGGCGAGGCCGAGCCCGAGTCCCGCGAAGATGAGGAGGCCGAGGGCGGGCGGCAGCAGGATGGCGGCGCCGAGCGCGAGGCCCATGAACGGGCCGGTGCAGGGCGTGGCGACGACGGCGGCGAGCGCGCCGGTCCAGAATGCGCCCTGCGTGCCGCCGCGCGCCGCGAGCGCATCGCCGCCGATCCGGGGCGCGCTGATCTCGAACAGCCCAGCGAGATTGAGCGCGATCGCGGTGACGAGCAGCAGCAGCAGGAAGATGACGCGCGGGTCCTGAAGCTGGAACGCCCAGCCGACCTGCGCGCCCGCGGCGCGGAGCGCGAGGATCGCCGCGCCGAGCGCAACGCAGGTGCCGACGACGCCCGCCGTGTAGGCGAGCGCCTCGCGCCGCGCCGCGGCTTCGGAATGGCCGCCGTTCGCGAGGCTGAGCGCCTTGAGGCCGAGGATGGGGAACACGCAGGGCATGACGTTGAGGATGAAGCCGCCGAGCACGGCGAGCGCGAGCGCGGTGAGCGCGGACGGCAGGCCCGCCTGATGCCGATCGTGCCCGCCGGGCGCGAGCGGGGCGCCCGCCGCCGCGACCTCGCCCGCGTCCGCCTTGAGGCTTGCGCCGAAATGGCTGCCGTCGGCGCGGTCCAGCCGCAGCACGCCCGTGACTTCGCCGGGGTCGGCGTTCGCGCCCGCCGCCGTTTCGATGACGAGCGTGTCGCCGTCCCGGCTCACCGCCTGCGGCGCGTCGTAGTCGAGCACGCCGTCCGCCTCGGGGAAGAAGTAGGCGCGGCTGATGTCGCCCGCGCCCGTGGTGTCGACCGAGAGGCGGAACCTGCCGTCCGCGCGGGCATGACGCGCGGGCCAGTCGACGGGGCGGGGCAGGGCGGCGCGGGCCTTCTCGAAGCGCGGCGCGGCGGCGGGGTCGGCCGCGCCGTCGCCCGCCCGGAGGTCGAGCGCGAGGTCGGCGCTTTCGGGGACGCAAAGCTCGTCGTCGCAGACCAGATAGTCGACGCGGACCTTCACGGGGAGCGGCGTGCCGGGGGCGAGGCCCGGCACGGCGAGGTCGACGAGCAGCGCCGATTCCCCTTCGAACACGTAGTTCATGATGCCCGAGACGGTGAAGGTGGAGGGCACCGGATAGCGGATGGCGGAAGCGGCGACGCCCTCCGGCAGCGTCCACGCCGCCTGCGTTTCCATGCCCGCGCTGCCGGGGTTCTTCCAGTAGGTGTGCCAGCCTTTTTCGGGGGTCATCACGATGGCGAGCGCGGCGGTCTTTCCCGGCGCCGGGGCGGCGCTCTCCGCGATCAGCTCGACGCGGGTGTGCGGGTTCTGGACGGCGTTCGTCGCAAGCGCGGGCGACGCGAAAGCGATCAGCAGCAGGAGAACGGCGCGGAACATGGCGCCAAGGCTTAACGGCCGCGGCGCGAAACGGAAAGGGCCGGCGTTGCCGCCGGCCCGTCCTTGCGCCCTGTGACGAAGCGTCAGATGCGGCGGCGGCGTGCCGCGCCGATGCCGAGCAGGCCGATGCCGAGCAGGCCGACCATCGCCGGTTCCGGAACGTCGCGGTCCGGTATGAACGTCACCTTGATGATGAAGTCGTCGTGGTTGTCGTCGTCGTCCACCTTCTGGTCGTCGAGCGCGATCCACAGCGTGTTCGTGTTGAGGCCGGACGGATCGTTCGCGCCGAGCAGGATGCCGAACTCCTCGACGCCGGGGTAGAACTTCTTGTCGCCGCGGCCGCTCGACGTGAAGTAGCCTTCCCACGCACCCGCGGAGACCGACACCTCGAACATGAATTCGAGGCCGGTGTCGAGGTCGTTGTCCTCGGCGAAGCTGTTCGCGCCGTAGTGGAAGAGGTTGTCGAAGCCGCTTTCGGCGCCGAGGTATTCGAACCTCAGCGTGCCGGAGCGATCGAAGGTGATCGAGGCGCCGGTCGAGGCGTAGACGTCGAGGCCGATCCCGTTCAGGTACGACTGGAAGTTGTTGTTGTCCGGAATCTCGAGCGTCGACGAGAAGTTGACGACCATTCCGGCCTGCGCGCTCGCCGCGAGAGCTACCGAGGCCGCACCCGCGATGAAAAGGGTCTTGAGCATGGCAACATCCTTGCACAACATTTGCGATTGATTGCGGCTACGCAATGATCGTGCCAGTCCGGGAACTGTTACAGAATCGAGACAGTTAGCGATTCGGCGTCCCGCCGGCCGTGCGAGGATCGTAAAATCTGCCGACACTTCACTAAAGAACGGGGCCTAAAGAACGGGCCGCGGCACGGCGTCGTCCGCGTCGCCGTCCTCCTCGTCATCGGGCTCCGGCGTCGGGTCGGGCGCCGTGTACTCGATCGCCGAGGCTTGCGGCAGCATGTCGAAGTCGTCGTCCCCCGCCTGGTCGCTGACGAGGAGCAGGCCGAAGAAGCTGGCGGCGACCAGCTCGGCGGGGATCGACCAGCGACGCCCGCCGGACGCGCGCAGCCGCGGGGCCGCCGCGGGCGGTTCCGCCCATGTCGACGGCGGCCGGGCGGCGGCCTCGATCCGGCGGGCGATCGTGTCGCCGGTGCGCATGGCGAGCGCGATGATGGTGAGCGTCGGGTTCGCCCAGCCCGAGGTGGGGAACAGCGAGCTGCCCGCGACATAGAGATTGGCGAGGCCGTGGACGCGCCCCTCGGCATCGCACACGCCCTCCGCCGGGCTGTCCGCCATGCGCGTGGTGCCGATGTGGTGATAGCCGCCGATCGGATGCGAGCTGATGAGCGGGTCGGTCGTCCAGCGGCGCCCGCTGCCGAGCAGCCACTCCGCCGTCTCGACGCGGCCCATGCCGAGGCGTTCGAGCTCTTGCCCGAAATCGGCGACCAGCACGGCGACGCTTTCGATGTCCAGCTCGGTGAGCCGCCAATCGAGCTTGATGCGCGGGATGCCGAGGGCGTCGGATTCGGTGTCGAGCAGCACGCGGCTATCCGGGTTCGGCGCCTGCTCGGCGCGCACGAGCAGCGCGAGATCGAGCCGCCCGGCCTTGTGGAGCAGCCACGGGCGCAGCGGATCGGCGCGTTCCTGCACGAACGATGCCGCGCGCTTGGTGAGCATCCAGAGGCCGCGCCCGGCGCGCGTCGGCGCCGTCTTGTGCTTGAGGCCGGAATAGGCGCGCATCCCGATGAACTGGCGCGCGTCCGCGGGCTGCCGCCCAGCCACGATCATCGAGCTGTTGAGCACGCGGCGCTCCGCCTGCCGCGCCGCGCTCGGCGTGACGAGGGCGGCGACCTTGCGGCCGCCAACGCGGTGCGGCCGCGCGAAGGCCCCCAGCAGCGCCCACGCGTCGCCCTCCACGACGCGGCCGCCGCGCGCGTGCGGGTGCTCCATGAAGAAGCGGCCGACGAGATCGCGGTCGTTGCCGAGGCGGTTCGCGAGCAGCAGGCGCGGGTTTTCGAGGCCGCCCGCGGCGAGCACGAAATAGCGGGCGTGGATGCGCAGCGTGCGCCCGGTGAGGCTTCGGGCCTCGACGTGCGTGACTGCGCCGGCGTCGCTTGCCGCGATGCCGGTGACGGTGGCGTGGGTGACGATCGTGCAGCGCGGATGCGCGCGGAGGTCCGCGCAGGCATCGAAGGTGAAGCGGTTGAAGCGCTCGTCGAACTGCCACGTGCCGAGCGCGAGCCGGGCCGGGTCGAGGTCCGGCAGCGGCACGCCCGCGGCCTTCATCGCCCCGGCCGTGTCGGGACCCTGCGGGAAGCCGAGCTCGCGCCATGCCTCCCGGTAGTAGGGCTCCAGCGTCTCGCGGGAGACCGGCCAGCCGGAATGGGGCACCCAGTCGCGGCGCTCGAAATCGACGCGGTCGAGCTCGGCGCAGCGGCCGCCCCAGATCGCGGTGGTGCCGCCGAAGAAGCGCAGGCGCGAATCCTCGAGGTCGTAATAGGGCTCGCCGACGTTGCGGCCCGCGCCGAGATCGGCGGTCTTCGCCTCGTAGTCGAGGCCGCCGCTTTCGAGGAGCGTGACGCTGTGCCCGTGCGCCAGCAGGCGGCGCGCGACGCCGATGCCGGCGGCGCCGGCGCCGATGACGCAGACCTCCGTCAACCGGATGGCCGGGATGTCGTCGTGTTCAAGATCGAGGTGCATGGCTGCTCTGCTGTGGCAGGCCATACATGAACCTGCGCTCAATGAGGAGAGGAAGGCGACGGGACGTAAAATAAAAAAGGGCGCCCGAAAGCGCCCTTTTCCACGAAACGCAGGAAAACGCCGATCAGCGCTTCGAGAACTGGAAGCTGCGGCGTGCCTTGGCGCGGCCGTACTTCTTGCGCTCGACGGTGCGGCTGTCGCGGGTGAGGAAACCCGCCTGCTTGACGACGCCGCGCAGCTCCGGCTCGTACTTCGTCAGCGCCTGGCTGATGCCGTGCTTCACCGCGCCGGCCTGGCCCGAGAGGCCGCCGCCCGAAACGGTGGCGATCACGTCGAACTGGCCGCCCCGGCCCGAGACGTCGAAGGGCTGGTTGATGACGAGGCGCAGCGTCGGACGCGCGAAATACACGGTCTGGTCGCGGCCGTTGACGGTGATCTTGCCGGTGCCCGGCTTGATCCAGACGCGCGCGACGGCATCCTTGCGGCGGCCGGTCGCATAGGCGCGGCCCTGCGCGTCGATTTCCTTCTCGCGCAGCGGCGCGGCGGAGACGGCCACGGGCGCGGCGCCCGCGGCGGTTTCGACGGCGAGGTCCTTCAGATCCTCGAGACCCAATTTCTCATCAGCCATGATCAGGCACCCACCTTGTTCTTGCGGTTCATCGACGCGACGTCGACGACCTGCGGATTCTGTGCGACATGCGGATGCTCGGCGCCCGCATAGATGCGAAGGTTGCGCATCTGCGCGCGGCCGAGCGGACCGCGCGGGACCATGCGCTCGACGGCCTTCTCGAGCACGCGCTCCGGGAAGCGGCCCTCGAGGACCTTGCCCGCCGTGATGCCCTTGATGCCGCCCGGATAGCCGGTGTGGCGGTAGTAGGTCTTGTCCTTGAGCTTGTTGCCCGTGAAGCGGACCTTGCCCGCGTTGATGACGATGACGTTGTCGCCGCAATCGACGTGCGGCGTGTAGATCGCCTTGTGCTTGCCGCGCAGGCGGTTGGCGATGATCGAGGCGAGACGGCCCACGACGAGGCCGTCGGCATCAATCAGCAGCCACTTCTTTTCGACTTCGGCGGGCTTCGCCGAGACCGTGGACTTGGTGTGCATGGTTCGATCCCAAAACAAAGGCGGGCCGCATGAAGCCGCCCGCGTGAACGGCGCGGCATATGATGGAGATGCCCGAAAGCGTCAAGCGAAATAGGCGCTTAGGCGTGGGGTATCATGGTGTTCAGCGGAATTCGCCCGTGTTTTCATGGGCTTTTCAGCGCATCCGGTATCCCGGCCGGCCGAGGCCGTGCGCGCAGGCGACCGCCGCCCACACCAGGAGCGCGGCGACGGCCTGATGCGCGACGGCGACGTGGAGGGCGACGCCGGTGAGCAGCGTGGCGATGCCGAGGATGATCTGCGCGGTGAGCAGCAGCAGCACGAAGCGCGGCGCGCCGCCGCCGCTCTCGCGCGACGTGCGGACGGACAGGATGACGAGCATCGCGGCGGCGATCCACGCCCACCAGCGATGCACCCACTGCACGACGACCGGGTTGTCGACGGCGTTGCGCCACATCGGCTCCAGCCACTGGGCGCCCTCGGGGAAGAAGCGCCCGCCCATCAGCGGCCATTCGGCGAAGGCGTGCCCCGCGTTGAGGCCCGCGACGAAGGCGCCGAGCACGATCTGGACCGCCAGCGCCAGCAGCGCGAGCGCGCTGAAGACCGTGAGCCGGGAGCGGCCCTCGCGCCGGTGGTGCGCCATCAGGTCGCGCGCCGTCCAGACGAGGCCGCCGAGGATGACGAGCGCCGTGCCGAGGTGCACGGCGAGCCGGTCGTGCGCGACGTCGGGCCGGTCGACGAGGCCGGAGGCGACCATCCACCAGCCGATCGCGCCTTGCAGCCCGCCGAGCGCGAGGAGGGCGAGCAGGCGCGGCTTGTAGCCCTCCGGGATCATCCGGCGCGCCCAGAACCACGCGAGCGGCAGCGCGAAGGCGAGGCCGATGAAGCGGCCGAGCACGCGGTGCAGATACTCCCAGAAGAAGATGGCCTTGAATTCGTCGAGCGACATGCCCCGGTTCACCTTCCGGTATTCCGGATAGGCCTTGTAGGCTTCGAACTCGGCGTGCCATTCCGCGTCGTTCAAGGGCGGGACGACGCCCGAGATCGGCTCCCACCGCACCATCGACAGGCCGGATTCGGTGAGCCGCGTGATGCCGCCGACGACGACCATCGCGAAGACGAGCGCGGCGACGACATAGAGCCAGAGCGCGACGGCACGGGGGCGGGCAGCGGAAACCATGCGCTGCCGATTAGGCCAAGGTGAGGCGCAGGCCAAGCGGCCATTCGGTCGCGGCGTGTCTACGCCGCCGCTTCCCGCACCACCCAGTCGCGGAAGCGGGCGAGGGCTTCGCTGCCGCCGGTTTCGGGATAGACGAGATAATAGGCGTCGTCCCGCGAGAGCGGCAGGTCGAAGGGCGAGACGAGCGTTCCGGCTGCAAGCTCGGGCTCGATGAGGAAGCTGGGGATGAGCGCGATGCCGACGCCCGCGGCGGCGGCTTGCGCCAGCATCAGGAAATGCTCGAAGGTCGGGCCGCGGGTGATCGGCCCCGCCGCGACGCCCGCGAGCCGGAACCAGCGCGCCCACGCGTCCTTGCGCGAGGTCTGGAACAGCAGCGGCTTGCCGATGAGGTCGGCGGGCGCGGCGAGCGGGTTCGCGGCGAGCCACGCCGGCGCGCAGACGGGTATCGCCGCCTCGCGGAACAGGAAATCGTGCACGACGCCCGGCCAGTCCGGCAGGCCGAAATGGATCGCGGCGTCGAAATCCTCCTCGGCGAAATCGAACGTGTCCGAGCGCGCGGCGAAGTTGACGACGAGATCGGGATGCTCGGCGGTGAAGCGCGGCAGGCGCGGCGCGAGCCAGCGCATCCCGAAGCTCGGCAGCGTGGCGATGCTGAGGGCGTTCTCGGGCCGCTTCGCGGCGAGGCGGGCGGTGGCGCGGCGGATGCGGTCGAGCGCGGGCGCGATCTCGTCGGCGTAGGCGCGGCCGTCGGCGTTGAGCGCCACGCGGCGGCCCGCGCGGTCGAACAGCGGCGTTTGCAGCCAGTCCTCCAGCAGCGCGATCTGGCGGCTGACGGCGCTTTGCGTGAGGCCGACCTCGTCGCCGGCGCGCGAGAAGCTGCCGTGCCGCGCGGCGGCGGCAAAGCTGGCAAGCGCCCCGATCGGCGGCAGGTGGCGGCGTTCACTCATTCCATACCATCATTTACAGATGATGGGTCGTCGTTTGCCATATTCCGAATTTCCTGACAATCGGTGCCGGAACGCGAGGAGTCTTTTCATGTCGAATACGAATGTAGGCACGATCGGGCATCTGGTCATCGACACGCTGGGGCCGCAGGCGGGCGCGAAGGCGCTCGGTGCGCTCGCCATCGACGCGGCGCTGCTCGCCGAAACCGGCGAGACGGTCTCGCGCGCGGCGTTCGCGATGGCGCTCAATGTGCTGCTGTTCGACGACCTGCTGAAGCGCGTGCCGAGCGGCGCGGCCTACGTGGCCGACACGGTGGCGCGC
Coding sequences:
- a CDS encoding protein-disulfide reductase DsbD family protein is translated as MFRAVLLLLIAFASPALATNAVQNPHTRVELIAESAAPAPGKTAALAIVMTPEKGWHTYWKNPGSAGMETQAAWTLPEGVAASAIRYPVPSTFTVSGIMNYVFEGESALLVDLAVPGLAPGTPLPVKVRVDYLVCDDELCVPESADLALDLRAGDGAADPAAAPRFEKARAALPRPVDWPARHARADGRFRLSVDTTGAGDISRAYFFPEADGVLDYDAPQAVSRDGDTLVIETAAGANADPGEVTGVLRLDRADGSHFGASLKADAGEVAAAGAPLAPGGHDRHQAGLPSALTALALAVLGGFILNVMPCVFPILGLKALSLANGGHSEAAARREALAYTAGVVGTCVALGAAILALRAAGAQVGWAFQLQDPRVIFLLLLLVTAIALNLAGLFEISAPRIGGDALAARGGTQGAFWTGALAAVVATPCTGPFMGLALGAAILLPPALGLLIFAGLGLGLALPFILIGFIPALRNRLPRPGPWMVTFRRIMALPMFATAVALAWVLGRQAGVSGMSLGLAAAVFLAAGLWWVGIRQHGGRPAAVPLAVAALSVAAVLLITPRAEAPVANAALPDIEPFTEARLAALRAEGPVFVYFTADWCITCKVNENGALSAPAVTAAFADAGIRTLVGDWTNADPAITRFLESRGRAGVPLYLFYARGKDAEVLPQLLSESLMLDLARRA
- a CDS encoding PEP-CTERM sorting domain-containing protein → MLKTLFIAGAASVALAASAQAGMVVNFSSTLEIPDNNNFQSYLNGIGLDVYASTGASITFDRSGTLRFEYLGAESGFDNLFHYGANSFAEDNDLDTGLEFMFEVSVSAGAWEGYFTSSGRGDKKFYPGVEEFGILLGANDPSGLNTNTLWIALDDQKVDDDDNHDDFIIKVTFIPDRDVPEPAMVGLLGIGLLGIGAARRRRI
- a CDS encoding COX15/CtaA family protein translates to MVSAARPRAVALWLYVVAALVFAMVVVGGITRLTESGLSMVRWEPISGVVPPLNDAEWHAEFEAYKAYPEYRKVNRGMSLDEFKAIFFWEYLHRVLGRFIGLAFALPLAWFWARRMIPEGYKPRLLALLALGGLQGAIGWWMVASGLVDRPDVAHDRLAVHLGTALVILGGLVWTARDLMAHHRREGRSRLTVFSALALLALAVQIVLGAFVAGLNAGHAFAEWPLMGGRFFPEGAQWLEPMWRNAVDNPVVVQWVHRWWAWIAAAMLVILSVRTSRESGGGAPRFVLLLLTAQIILGIATLLTGVALHVAVAHQAVAALLVWAAVACAHGLGRPGYRMR
- the motA gene encoding flagellar motor stator protein MotA, translating into MIIFFGLAVVLVCVFGSFLIAGGEPGIIAGALPQELLIIAGAAAGAFIIANSSATLRRAADGVRRAFAGERWGKDDYRDLLCLLFLLIKTLRTRGVVAIESHIEYPEESRLFAAFPRIAADPALVAFICDYVRMMAMNFEDPNQMADAMEADLDRHVAEEYQAQGALQTLADSLPALGIVAAVLGVIKTMGSVDQPTEVLGAMIGGALVGTFLGVLLSYTVVGPIASRLAQVIDAEAKYLSLVKTVIVAHLQGQAPQVAVELGRRTTPSNHAPSFAEMEAALDALPRDLV
- the argC gene encoding N-acetyl-gamma-glutamyl-phosphate reductase, which translates into the protein MSQKVRIAVLGASGYTGADLVRLALTHPNIEIAALSANAKAGQAMADVWPHFAHVPLPGLVRAEEIDWAGIDAVFGCLPHAASAALLSTLGGVRIVDLSADFRLNDAKTYAEWYGNAHPAPELLPDAVYGLTEYAADMLPAARIVACPGCYPTAALLALLPLLEAGLIGHERITINALSGVSGAGRSLKEANLFTEVAEAVHPYGIGRHRHMPEIEQELSKRANGPVTISFTPHLVPMNRGELETITVELVPGKTAADLRAALGHRYAAAPFVHLLPEGKAPATRMVRGSNHCVLNVFEDRVPGRAIVIAAIDNLVKGSSGQAVQNMNLMFGLPETTGLEAAPLFP
- a CDS encoding thioredoxin family protein — protein: MRTAIAAFAAIAFAGTAALAAPEVGKTAPAFTAQTAAGKTVSLKDFAGKTVVLEWTNSGCPFVKKHYESGNMQKLQADAKANGVVWLTVNSSAPGKQGHVDSALAAKEMKDWTFQPTAYLLDHDGKVGKAYDARATPHMYVIDGKGVLRYAGAIDDKPTANPADIKGAKNYVTAALGDISAGRAVASPVTRAYGCTVKYPDA
- the gcvA gene encoding transcriptional regulator GcvA; its protein translation is MSERRHLPPIGALASFAAAARHGSFSRAGDEVGLTQSAVSRQIALLEDWLQTPLFDRAGRRVALNADGRAYADEIAPALDRIRRATARLAAKRPENALSIATLPSFGMRWLAPRLPRFTAEHPDLVVNFAARSDTFDFAEEDFDAAIHFGLPDWPGVVHDFLFREAAIPVCAPAWLAANPLAAPADLIGKPLLFQTSRKDAWARWFRLAGVAAGPITRGPTFEHFLMLAQAAAAGVGIALIPSFLIEPELAAGTLVSPFDLPLSRDDAYYLVYPETGGSEALARFRDWVVREAAA
- a CDS encoding FAD-dependent oxidoreductase, translated to MHLDLEHDDIPAIRLTEVCVIGAGAAGIGVARRLLAHGHSVTLLESGGLDYEAKTADLGAGRNVGEPYYDLEDSRLRFFGGTTAIWGGRCAELDRVDFERRDWVPHSGWPVSRETLEPYYREAWRELGFPQGPDTAGAMKAAGVPLPDLDPARLALGTWQFDERFNRFTFDACADLRAHPRCTIVTHATVTGIAASDAGAVTHVEARSLTGRTLRIHARYFVLAAGGLENPRLLLANRLGNDRDLVGRFFMEHPHARGGRVVEGDAWALLGAFARPHRVGGRKVAALVTPSAARQAERRVLNSSMIVAGRQPADARQFIGMRAYSGLKHKTAPTRAGRGLWMLTKRAASFVQERADPLRPWLLHKAGRLDLALLVRAEQAPNPDSRVLLDTESDALGIPRIKLDWRLTELDIESVAVLVADFGQELERLGMGRVETAEWLLGSGRRWTTDPLISSHPIGGYHHIGTTRMADSPAEGVCDAEGRVHGLANLYVAGSSLFPTSGWANPTLTIIALAMRTGDTIARRIEAAARPPSTWAEPPAAAPRLRASGGRRWSIPAELVAASFFGLLLVSDQAGDDDFDMLPQASAIEYTAPDPTPEPDDEEDGDADDAVPRPVL
- the rplM gene encoding 50S ribosomal protein L13, translated to MHTKSTVSAKPAEVEKKWLLIDADGLVVGRLASIIANRLRGKHKAIYTPHVDCGDNVIVINAGKVRFTGNKLKDKTYYRHTGYPGGIKGITAGKVLEGRFPERVLEKAVERMVPRGPLGRAQMRNLRIYAGAEHPHVAQNPQVVDVASMNRKNKVGA
- the rpsI gene encoding 30S ribosomal protein S9 — translated: MADEKLGLEDLKDLAVETAAGAAPVAVSAAPLREKEIDAQGRAYATGRRKDAVARVWIKPGTGKITVNGRDQTVYFARPTLRLVINQPFDVSGRGGQFDVIATVSGGGLSGQAGAVKHGISQALTKYEPELRGVVKQAGFLTRDSRTVERKKYGRAKARRSFQFSKR